A single genomic interval of Microbacterium oleivorans harbors:
- the rpsI gene encoding 30S ribosomal protein S9 has translation MAKIADSLEETPQNYSTETPATEAAAAAAPRPVLSVPGAAVGRRKQAIARVRLVPGTGTITVNGRTLEDYFPNKLHQQLINDPFTVLELAGSYDVIARISGGGPSGQAGALRLGIARSLNGIDVENNRATLKKAGFLSRDARVKERKKAGLKKARKAPQYSKR, from the coding sequence ATGGCGAAGATCGCTGACTCCCTCGAGGAGACCCCCCAGAACTACTCCACCGAGACGCCCGCGACGGAGGCGGCCGCTGCCGCCGCTCCGCGTCCGGTGCTCTCCGTCCCCGGCGCTGCCGTGGGTCGCCGCAAGCAGGCCATCGCCCGCGTGCGTCTGGTCCCCGGCACGGGCACGATCACGGTGAACGGCCGTACGCTCGAGGACTACTTCCCGAACAAGCTGCACCAGCAGCTGATCAACGACCCGTTCACGGTGCTCGAGCTCGCCGGCTCGTACGACGTGATCGCCCGCATCTCCGGCGGTGGCCCCTCGGGCCAGGCCGGCGCGCTGCGTCTGGGCATCGCCCGTTCGCTGAACGGCATCGACGTCGAGAACAACCGCGCCACCCTGAAGAAGGCCGGCTTCCTCTCGCGCGACGCCCGCGTCAAGGAGCGCAAGAAGGCCGGTCTCAAGAAGGCGCGTAAGGCTCCTCAGTACTCGAAGCGTTAA
- a CDS encoding sensor histidine kinase: protein MPLFELARSRRGRVRVFTRAQLPFAIGALFVLAALAFGAPATMSSPLVVSAVVLIIVATGAAAVVPWELFSPSWLLLIAIADIVAVALLRTEAISVLPAVSMLAIFPILWIAYGFPTIAFLAAVGGAAFMTSLPFVIRGAWPSAPVEWINVVTLPALILAIAVVVNIAAQHLRRSGRRLRESHEARARALAQARDNALVLRTVLDTVRSAVVLYDDAERLVLANRTAEQMSQAMGLRLEEPPFAGDAVLAADRRTPVPPDAQLIPRALRGESVSDAMEWIGPPNLQRAITVDSDRVRRADGTLLGTLLVAHDVTDMADAAQLRQDFLRTVSHELRTPLTSVTGYLDLLTEHLQASDPTAGRYLGMVERNVLVLTDRMNELLSAASSDSPVSPRPVTLSDLIASAVRAVSPRAEHRGSSIQQIGATEHRVVLDPVRIRQSLEELLINAVKFSPPSSAVVIGQHVDDGGVHIVVSDSGPGLTPAERARVFDPFYRTAFAREHAIQGFGIGLSVVRDAVVAHGGRVRVGPSASGGTAMTILLPPTDAGAPADRVPIGAMSSGDARSSASEK from the coding sequence ATGCCGCTGTTCGAACTCGCCCGCTCGCGCCGCGGCCGCGTGCGCGTGTTCACCCGTGCGCAGTTGCCGTTCGCGATCGGCGCCCTCTTCGTACTCGCCGCCCTCGCGTTCGGAGCGCCCGCGACGATGTCGTCCCCCCTGGTGGTGAGCGCGGTGGTGCTCATCATCGTGGCGACGGGGGCCGCGGCGGTGGTCCCGTGGGAGCTCTTCTCGCCCTCGTGGCTGCTGCTGATCGCCATCGCCGACATCGTCGCGGTCGCGCTGCTGCGCACGGAGGCGATATCGGTGCTGCCGGCGGTCAGCATGCTCGCCATCTTCCCCATCCTCTGGATCGCCTACGGCTTCCCCACCATCGCCTTCCTCGCCGCGGTCGGGGGCGCGGCGTTCATGACCTCGCTGCCGTTCGTGATCCGTGGCGCCTGGCCGAGCGCTCCGGTCGAGTGGATCAACGTCGTCACCCTCCCCGCCCTCATCCTCGCGATCGCCGTGGTCGTCAACATCGCCGCGCAGCACCTGCGCCGCAGCGGCCGCCGGCTGCGCGAATCCCACGAGGCCCGCGCGCGTGCGCTCGCCCAGGCGCGGGACAACGCGCTGGTGCTGCGCACCGTGCTCGACACGGTGCGCAGCGCCGTAGTGCTCTACGACGACGCCGAGCGGCTGGTCCTCGCGAACCGGACCGCCGAGCAGATGTCGCAGGCGATGGGCCTTCGCCTCGAGGAGCCGCCGTTCGCCGGCGATGCCGTCCTGGCCGCCGACCGTCGCACCCCGGTGCCGCCCGACGCCCAGCTCATCCCCCGTGCGCTGCGGGGCGAGAGCGTGAGCGACGCGATGGAATGGATCGGCCCGCCGAACCTGCAACGCGCCATCACCGTCGACTCCGACCGGGTGCGCCGCGCGGACGGCACCCTGCTGGGCACCCTGCTCGTCGCCCACGACGTGACCGATATGGCCGACGCGGCGCAGCTGCGGCAGGACTTCCTCCGCACCGTCTCGCACGAGCTGCGCACCCCCCTCACGAGCGTCACCGGCTATCTGGATCTGCTGACCGAGCACCTGCAGGCGTCCGATCCGACGGCGGGCCGCTATCTCGGCATGGTCGAGCGCAACGTGCTCGTGCTGACCGACCGCATGAACGAGCTGCTCTCTGCGGCATCCTCCGACAGTCCCGTGTCGCCGCGCCCGGTGACTCTCAGCGACCTCATCGCCTCGGCGGTGCGGGCCGTGTCGCCCCGGGCTGAGCACCGGGGCAGCTCCATCCAGCAGATCGGCGCGACGGAGCACCGGGTCGTGCTCGACCCGGTGCGCATCCGCCAGTCGCTCGAGGAGCTCCTGATCAACGCCGTCAAGTTCAGTCCGCCGTCGTCGGCCGTGGTCATCGGCCAGCACGTCGACGACGGCGGCGTCCACATCGTCGTCAGCGACAGCGGTCCGGGACTCACCCCCGCCGAGCGCGCTCGCGTCTTCGACCCGTTCTACCGGACCGCGTTCGCGCGGGAGCACGCGATCCAGGGGTTCGGGATCGGTCTGTCCGTCGTGCGCGATGCCGTCGTCGCTCACGGCGGCCGCGTCCGCGTGGGTCCGTCGGCCTCGGGCGGCACGGCGATGACGATCCTCCTGCCTCCGACCGACGCGGGGGCGCCCGCGGATCGCGTGCCGATCGGGGCGATGTCAAGCGGCGACGCGAGATCGTCCGCTTCGGAAAAATAG
- a CDS encoding PAS domain-containing sensor histidine kinase codes for MVVLRPAATPRSEAGETEEAVDWAAQVSSVAIVRLDAVGLVRSWNPGAERLKGYAAADIVGTSFSRFYRPDDRDRGWPERLLSTARDEGSVEDTGWRVRSDGSLFWAHVLITAVRDGEGVITGFVKIVRDLTDAKRLDDEKDDFLRAFAHDLISPITALRGYVDLLEDEVPAAQAGLVQHVSRVADHLIAMAGELAAHARGAPGDESAETDILPLVHEAAELVLPGDVNDRVRIRGAGRANLTTDRAMLRRAVANVIDNAAKYSEDVIVVTVAEQTDATVVTVADTGRGIDPADVPSIFEPYHRGRLSDPGDGGTGVGLASVRDLLHRLGGDASIASAPGVGTTVTLRLPPAG; via the coding sequence ATGGTTGTGCTCCGGCCCGCAGCGACCCCTCGCTCGGAGGCGGGCGAGACGGAAGAGGCGGTCGACTGGGCGGCTCAGGTCTCGTCGGTGGCGATCGTCCGCCTGGATGCCGTCGGGCTCGTGCGTTCGTGGAATCCCGGCGCCGAGCGACTCAAGGGCTACGCCGCCGCAGACATCGTGGGCACGTCGTTCTCGCGGTTCTACCGGCCCGACGATCGCGACCGCGGCTGGCCCGAGAGGCTGCTGTCGACCGCACGCGACGAGGGCTCGGTGGAGGACACCGGATGGCGCGTGCGCTCGGACGGTTCGCTCTTCTGGGCGCACGTGCTGATCACGGCGGTACGCGACGGCGAGGGTGTGATCACCGGTTTCGTGAAGATCGTTCGCGATCTGACCGACGCCAAACGGCTCGACGACGAGAAGGACGACTTCCTCCGCGCGTTCGCGCACGACCTGATCTCGCCGATCACGGCGCTGCGCGGCTACGTCGACCTGCTCGAGGACGAGGTCCCCGCGGCGCAGGCGGGGCTCGTCCAGCACGTGTCGCGGGTCGCCGACCACCTCATCGCGATGGCGGGCGAGCTCGCCGCCCATGCGCGGGGCGCCCCCGGTGACGAGAGCGCCGAGACCGACATCCTCCCCCTCGTTCACGAGGCGGCCGAGCTCGTGCTGCCGGGGGATGTCAACGACCGCGTCCGCATACGCGGCGCCGGCCGCGCGAACCTGACCACCGACCGGGCGATGCTGCGCCGGGCCGTCGCCAACGTCATCGACAACGCGGCGAAGTACAGCGAGGACGTCATCGTCGTCACCGTCGCCGAGCAGACCGACGCGACGGTGGTGACGGTCGCCGACACGGGACGGGGCATCGACCCGGCCGACGTGCCGTCGATCTTCGAGCCCTACCACCGCGGCAGACTCTCCGACCCCGGCGACGGCGGCACCGGCGTCGGTCTGGCCAGTGTCCGCGACCTCCTGCATCGGCTGGGGGGCGACGCGTCCATCGCGAGCGCCCCGGGGGTCGGAACGACCGTCACCCTGCGGTTGCCGCCCGCGGGCTGA
- the rplM gene encoding 50S ribosomal protein L13, with product MTRTFTPKAGEIQREWLVIDATDVVLGRLASHAAVLLRGKHKASFAPHVDTGDFVIVVNAGKVALTGQKLQKKKAYRHSGYPGGLKSVTYEELLEKNPVRAVEKAIRGMLPKNSLGAQQLSKLKVYAGAEHPHAAQQPTTYTFDQVAQ from the coding sequence ATGACGCGCACTTTCACCCCCAAGGCTGGCGAGATCCAGCGCGAGTGGCTGGTCATCGACGCAACCGATGTCGTCCTCGGCCGCCTCGCCTCGCACGCCGCGGTCCTTCTCCGCGGCAAGCACAAGGCCTCGTTCGCCCCCCACGTCGACACCGGTGACTTCGTCATCGTCGTCAACGCCGGAAAGGTCGCCCTGACCGGCCAGAAGCTCCAGAAGAAGAAGGCGTACCGCCATTCCGGCTACCCGGGTGGTCTGAAGTCGGTCACCTACGAGGAGCTGCTCGAGAAGAACCCCGTCCGCGCGGTCGAGAAGGCCATCCGCGGCATGCTCCCCAAGAACAGCCTGGGCGCCCAGCAGCTCTCGAAGCTCAAGGTCTACGCCGGTGCCGAGCACCCGCACGCTGCGCAGCAGCCCACCACCTACACCTTCGACCAGGTCGCCCAGTAA